From the Lusitaniella coriacea LEGE 07157 genome, one window contains:
- a CDS encoding glycosyltransferase, with protein MKVLIADFDLFKTIGGGQTFYRRIIETNPNIEFYYLTRLESLEAERPENATAIPYQEKYFLSDLDGFDDPEPPKWIHRAFIIANNIAVSVANQSFDLVDLPDYEQFGTVLRPALKHHQVNFKRLALSMHGKISTTLRLNWANQINDDIALDIQEKMQYQTVDIRYGISKSYLDEWRESIDLESHYFNPIHFFPFPKPTSAEPSNDLPSLNFIGRTEKRKGADIFIDLVWWLPRSSFSGANIIGPESYDGNGNASSGYLQSAINNRSLDIGLHPAMNREELEKVFASKSITFLPSRYDSLNLLALESLFSGCPTAIGSGAGVCRFLQETFPEIPFIAIDLKEVYSCLPKIASVLENYDSYRQDLVEHLQQLKIETDDPPLEDIYQSSSSYNPEVAAQLDRWYEHLIRVWELGQSQKSNPLPVIKRMAQGKLREVKKIIKQQIRQRSANSENAKQSLAIAEEVSQPQKPDSELVSQTPPLNWKNILKSNLQKVAQKVLPNVERDDLRLAAQIAKAPWLIQKYKNAFDTLEQTEEDLASKLKQYWILGAIYDPEKSLLLNELRRAEQIYGVEKSISSRLNRRFGTSFRIDRARVWKEIARLERMRGNDLVAATYLVRGMRDRGDDRFNDLPWIVQTLNQQGFHQEAQTAQALYGDPQEREQRCTELLDKALLDRLYNQPWEYEFIDDRRDAEEYRVSIIVSLYNAASKLPLFLKALRQQTLIQKGAVEIILIDSGSPGDEYAVFKQLMTEMTLPIVYARSRQRETIQSAWNRGIAMARSPYLSFLGADETILPDCLEVLADELDKDPELDWVLGDSLVTNVDPHGTWVSDIMTYDRAGYSSNLVYLETCYLSWVGALYRRSIHDRFGYYNATFRAAGDTEFKNRVLPFIKTKHIPRTLGLFWNYPEERTTQHPRAELEDLRAWYLHRSVAGVQYAFQNRLPEEAEALFFQCLRYRKSYCQHWSTDIEYANNIACYLQKVAPTSSVSQFYPGVQQLLNTYRSLDYLPHLSTLEVIKTVIRAKQIAANLEKEHRQLDPQKADPIYRVFNDNRYEQHSFLWLTDL; from the coding sequence ATGAAAGTCTTAATTGCTGACTTCGATCTTTTTAAAACAATTGGTGGCGGTCAAACGTTTTATCGACGAATTATTGAAACTAATCCTAACATTGAATTTTACTATTTAACTCGATTAGAATCCCTAGAGGCAGAACGTCCGGAAAATGCAACAGCAATTCCCTATCAAGAAAAATATTTTCTCTCCGATTTAGACGGATTTGATGACCCCGAACCGCCAAAATGGATTCATCGAGCTTTTATTATTGCTAATAATATTGCTGTATCTGTTGCTAATCAAAGCTTCGATCTTGTCGATCTTCCCGATTACGAACAGTTTGGAACGGTATTACGACCTGCACTCAAACACCATCAGGTTAATTTCAAACGTCTTGCTTTGTCCATGCACGGCAAAATTTCTACAACATTACGCCTAAATTGGGCAAATCAGATTAATGACGATATTGCACTAGATATTCAAGAAAAAATGCAATATCAAACTGTAGATATTCGCTATGGAATTAGCAAGAGTTATTTGGATGAATGGCGAGAAAGTATTGACTTAGAATCTCATTATTTTAATCCTATTCATTTCTTCCCCTTTCCCAAACCAACCTCAGCAGAACCTTCCAACGATCTGCCCAGTTTAAATTTTATCGGACGCACAGAAAAACGAAAAGGCGCAGATATTTTTATCGATTTAGTGTGGTGGTTGCCGCGTTCTTCCTTTAGTGGTGCGAATATTATTGGCCCTGAGAGTTACGATGGGAATGGAAATGCTTCGAGTGGTTATCTTCAATCAGCAATTAACAATCGCAGTTTAGATATTGGTTTGCATCCAGCAATGAATCGGGAGGAATTGGAAAAAGTTTTTGCGAGTAAATCTATTACTTTTCTTCCATCTCGTTACGATAGCTTGAATTTACTGGCATTGGAGTCCTTATTTTCTGGATGTCCCACCGCCATTGGAAGTGGTGCGGGAGTATGTCGTTTTTTGCAAGAAACGTTTCCAGAAATTCCCTTTATTGCAATCGATCTTAAAGAGGTTTATTCCTGTCTTCCCAAAATTGCATCGGTTTTAGAAAACTATGATTCATATCGCCAAGATTTAGTCGAACACTTGCAGCAATTGAAAATCGAAACAGACGATCCGCCCCTTGAGGATATTTATCAGAGTTCCTCTTCTTACAATCCAGAAGTTGCAGCACAATTAGATCGTTGGTACGAGCATTTGATTCGAGTTTGGGAATTGGGTCAATCGCAAAAAAGTAATCCTCTCCCTGTTATCAAAAGAATGGCGCAAGGAAAATTGCGAGAAGTCAAAAAAATCATCAAGCAGCAAATTCGTCAAAGAAGTGCAAATTCAGAAAATGCCAAGCAATCATTAGCGATCGCGGAAGAGGTTTCACAACCCCAAAAACCCGATTCCGAACTGGTTAGTCAAACTCCTCCTTTAAATTGGAAAAATATCCTTAAATCCAACCTCCAAAAAGTGGCTCAAAAAGTCCTGCCAAATGTGGAGCGAGACGATCTACGACTAGCAGCACAAATTGCTAAAGCACCGTGGTTAATTCAAAAGTATAAAAATGCGTTCGATACGTTAGAGCAGACGGAGGAAGATTTAGCCAGTAAGCTGAAACAATATTGGATTTTGGGTGCAATCTACGACCCTGAAAAATCGCTATTGTTGAACGAACTCAGGCGCGCCGAACAAATTTACGGAGTTGAAAAAAGTATTTCTTCAAGGCTTAATCGGCGGTTTGGAACGAGTTTTCGGATCGATCGCGCGCGGGTATGGAAAGAAATTGCCAGACTCGAACGGATGCGGGGGAACGATCTGGTTGCGGCGACGTATTTAGTGCGGGGAATGCGCGATCGCGGCGACGATCGATTTAACGATCTCCCTTGGATCGTACAAACCCTGAACCAACAAGGATTTCACCAAGAAGCGCAGACGGCGCAAGCCTTATACGGCGATCCCCAAGAACGGGAACAACGTTGCACGGAATTGCTCGATAAAGCCTTACTCGATCGCCTCTACAATCAACCGTGGGAGTACGAATTTATCGACGATCGCAGGGATGCAGAAGAGTATCGCGTTTCGATCATTGTTTCTCTCTACAACGCCGCTAGCAAACTCCCCCTCTTTCTCAAAGCACTGCGCCAACAAACCCTGATTCAAAAGGGTGCAGTGGAAATTATTTTGATCGATAGCGGCTCTCCGGGGGACGAATACGCCGTTTTCAAGCAATTAATGACAGAAATGACCTTACCGATCGTGTACGCGCGATCGCGGCAGCGAGAGACGATTCAGAGTGCATGGAATCGAGGTATTGCAATGGCGCGATCGCCCTATCTTAGCTTTCTTGGTGCAGACGAAACCATCCTTCCCGACTGTTTGGAAGTTCTCGCGGACGAACTCGACAAAGATCCCGAACTGGATTGGGTTTTGGGGGATTCCCTCGTCACTAACGTCGATCCCCATGGCACATGGGTAAGCGATATCATGACCTACGATCGCGCGGGATACAGTAGCAACCTGGTTTATCTCGAAACCTGCTACCTTTCCTGGGTTGGCGCGCTCTACCGACGTTCCATCCACGATCGCTTTGGCTACTACAACGCCACATTCCGCGCGGCTGGAGATACGGAATTTAAAAACCGCGTCTTACCATTCATCAAAACCAAGCATATTCCCCGCACGTTGGGGTTATTTTGGAACTATCCCGAAGAGCGCACCACGCAACACCCCAGAGCAGAATTGGAAGATTTGCGCGCCTGGTATCTGCATCGTAGTGTTGCTGGAGTTCAGTACGCCTTTCAAAACCGATTGCCGGAAGAAGCAGAAGCCTTGTTTTTCCAATGTTTGCGCTACCGCAAGTCCTACTGCCAGCATTGGAGTACGGATATTGAATATGCCAATAATATTGCCTGCTATCTTCAAAAAGTGGCTCCAACGTCCTCGGTGTCGCAATTTTATCCCGGCGTTCAACAGCTTCTCAACACGTACCGTTCCCTCGATTATCTCCCCCACCTTTCCACTTTGGAGGTCATAAAAACGGTGATTCGCGCCAAACAAATTGCTGCCAACTTGGAGAAGGAACACCGCCAACTCGATCCTCAAAAAGCCGATCCCATTTACCGCGTATTCAACGATAATCGCTACGAACAGCACTCCTTCTTGTGGTTAACCGATCTTTAA
- a CDS encoding glycosyltransferase family 2 protein yields the protein MNLPTLSAIVPNYNHANYVGEQLQAILNQSWSPKEIVVIDDDSTDSSVEVIESFAKQSDLIHLHRNPSNQGVISTVNRAVELASGDYICCCPADDRVLPGFFEKSMTLLAQYPGAGLCCSHPAFLDDATGDIDKHEDWFHYGEKPCYISPEALIEVVSSHKLWIAGHTCIIKREFFLEEGGYLSDLKWYCDWFIFHAIAFRYGICYIPEALSALRVLPNSYSTTRQKDIAGEHEVLRNLIEILRTELYQDILPAFVRSQLLSQFPLVRTALKYPNINPYHPELV from the coding sequence TTGAACTTGCCCACGCTATCCGCGATCGTTCCCAACTATAACCACGCCAATTATGTCGGCGAACAGTTGCAGGCGATTTTGAACCAGAGTTGGAGTCCGAAAGAAATTGTTGTCATTGACGACGATTCGACGGACTCTAGCGTTGAGGTTATCGAAAGCTTTGCAAAACAGTCCGATCTGATTCACCTACACCGCAATCCCAGCAACCAAGGCGTTATCTCTACCGTTAATCGAGCAGTCGAATTGGCATCGGGAGACTATATTTGCTGTTGTCCCGCAGACGACAGGGTTTTACCAGGGTTTTTTGAGAAATCCATGACTCTTCTCGCCCAATATCCCGGTGCGGGATTGTGTTGCTCTCACCCCGCGTTTCTGGACGATGCGACGGGGGACATTGATAAACACGAGGATTGGTTCCATTATGGCGAGAAACCCTGTTACATCTCACCAGAAGCCTTAATCGAGGTGGTGAGTTCCCATAAATTGTGGATTGCCGGACATACGTGTATTATCAAGCGGGAGTTTTTTCTTGAGGAAGGGGGATATCTTTCCGATTTGAAATGGTATTGCGATTGGTTTATTTTCCACGCGATCGCGTTTCGTTACGGAATTTGCTACATTCCAGAAGCACTGTCGGCATTGAGAGTGTTACCTAATTCTTACTCAACAACAAGGCAAAAGGATATTGCAGGGGAACACGAAGTTCTAAGAAATTTAATTGAAATTCTAAGAACAGAGCTATATCAAGACATTCTGCCTGCTTTTGTTCGATCTCAACTCCTATCTCAGTTTCCCCTAGTGCGAACTGCACTAAAATATCCAAATATTAACCCCTATCATCCAGAACTCGTTTAA
- a CDS encoding SIS domain-containing protein, producing MQSFNSELPFATDYFRKLAQLSENFQASDRASSPLSFDEGVSQAAKLVQQQTQQQKKVIFIGNGGSAAVASHQAIDYWRNGGFPAVSFNDGAMLTCIGNDFGYEQVFSKPIAMFAQPGDVIFAISSSGQSANILAGANQGTQMGCHVITLSAFKPDNPLRQSGDINFYVPSHSYGFAEIAHLSICHCILDGLMKGSLPEVALQEMMA from the coding sequence ATGCAATCCTTCAATTCAGAACTCCCTTTTGCAACCGACTATTTTCGCAAACTCGCTCAATTGAGCGAGAATTTTCAAGCAAGCGATCGCGCGTCTTCTCCCCTATCCTTTGATGAGGGAGTTTCTCAAGCGGCAAAACTCGTTCAGCAACAAACCCAGCAGCAGAAAAAAGTGATTTTCATTGGGAATGGGGGAAGTGCAGCCGTTGCCAGCCACCAAGCTATTGACTACTGGCGGAATGGCGGTTTTCCGGCGGTTTCGTTCAACGACGGCGCGATGCTCACCTGCATTGGCAACGATTTCGGCTACGAACAGGTGTTCAGCAAACCCATCGCCATGTTTGCTCAACCGGGAGATGTGATTTTTGCCATCAGCAGTTCGGGACAGTCGGCGAATATCCTCGCCGGTGCGAACCAAGGAACGCAGATGGGGTGTCATGTCATCACTCTATCCGCATTCAAACCGGACAATCCCCTGCGTCAGTCGGGAGATATTAATTTCTACGTCCCTTCTCATTCCTATGGTTTTGCAGAAATCGCCCATTTATCCATCTGTCACTGCATTTTAGACGGGTTGATGAAAGGATCGCTGCCGGAAGTTGCCCTTCAGGAGATGATGGCTTGA
- a CDS encoding NUDIX hydrolase gives MYQVAKAFIYQGSHLLLQLRDNNPDIYYPNYWGLFGGEIDPGETAECAIAREIEEELGWQPPDLEFLFLWEGTHPDCLTRIFAAPLTVPIHQLNLTEGQALKLFTLEETMRLPTVPDLHETLPQAVPMIKSPELQLAWKVLSEQRT, from the coding sequence ATGTATCAGGTTGCCAAAGCATTTATCTACCAGGGTTCGCATCTTCTCCTGCAATTGCGGGATAACAACCCAGATATTTATTATCCCAACTACTGGGGGTTGTTTGGGGGCGAGATCGATCCGGGGGAAACGGCAGAATGCGCGATCGCGCGCGAAATTGAAGAAGAATTGGGATGGCAGCCTCCCGATCTTGAGTTTCTCTTTCTGTGGGAGGGAACCCATCCTGACTGTTTAACCCGCATCTTTGCAGCTCCTTTAACCGTTCCAATCCACCAGCTCAATTTAACGGAAGGTCAAGCTTTGAAGTTATTTACGTTGGAGGAAACTATGCGTTTGCCAACCGTCCCCGACCTTCATGAGACTTTACCTCAAGCTGTACCCATGATAAAGTCTCCAGAGCTTCAATTGGCTTGGAAGGTTTTATCGGAACAACGCACCTAA
- a CDS encoding SDR family oxidoreductase: protein MTTPKHCLVTGAAGFIGSHLCDRLLELGYRVTGLDSLIVGNPANLEAAKQKDGFEFIHQDVADVTPATLEGIDWVFHLAGLADLVPSIQNPENYYHSNVHGTFALLNACRKAKIQRFIYTASSTCYGIPDQYPTPETTPSAPEHPYALTKYLGEQLVMHWAKVYKLPALSLCLFNVYGPRSRTTGAYGAVFGVFLKQKLAGQPFTVVGDGKQTRDFTFVSDVVEAFVKAAESDITNERINICSGNPQSVLTLVELLGGEITHIPKRPGEPDCTWGDITKAKTLLGWEPQVSFPEGVAQMLENIELWREAPLWTPDSIEEATKAWFEHLGSNS, encoded by the coding sequence ATGACAACACCAAAACACTGCTTAGTAACGGGTGCGGCTGGCTTTATCGGCAGTCATTTATGCGATCGCCTGCTTGAATTGGGTTATCGCGTTACGGGTTTGGATAGCTTGATTGTGGGCAATCCCGCCAACTTGGAAGCGGCAAAGCAAAAGGATGGGTTTGAATTCATCCATCAAGATGTGGCGGATGTCACCCCAGCGACTTTAGAGGGGATTGATTGGGTATTTCACCTCGCCGGACTCGCCGATTTGGTTCCTTCGATTCAAAATCCGGAGAATTACTATCATTCCAACGTTCACGGCACGTTTGCACTGCTGAATGCCTGTCGCAAAGCAAAAATTCAGCGTTTTATTTACACGGCATCTTCTACCTGTTATGGGATTCCAGACCAATATCCTACGCCAGAGACGACCCCCTCTGCCCCCGAACATCCCTACGCTTTAACGAAGTATTTAGGGGAGCAATTGGTCATGCATTGGGCAAAGGTTTACAAACTTCCTGCCCTTTCCCTCTGCTTGTTTAATGTTTATGGTCCTCGCTCTCGTACGACGGGGGCTTATGGAGCGGTGTTTGGGGTCTTTTTGAAGCAAAAGCTGGCGGGTCAACCCTTCACCGTTGTGGGGGATGGTAAACAGACGAGAGATTTCACCTTTGTGAGCGATGTGGTTGAAGCCTTTGTAAAGGCGGCAGAGTCGGATATTACAAATGAAAGGATTAATATCTGTTCTGGCAATCCTCAAAGCGTTTTGACCCTTGTGGAACTCCTGGGAGGCGAGATTACCCATATTCCCAAACGTCCCGGCGAACCGGATTGTACTTGGGGCGACATTACAAAGGCGAAAACGCTGTTAGGGTGGGAACCGCAGGTTTCCTTCCCGGAAGGGGTCGCTCAAATGCTGGAGAATATCGAACTGTGGCGAGAAGCTCCCCTATGGACTCCAGATTCCATTGAGGAGGCGACAAAAGCCTGGTTTGAGCATTTGGGATCGAATTCTTAA
- a CDS encoding Gfo/Idh/MocA family protein translates to MNSLHSRPVKMGFVGAGLMGQLAHLANYAALDNCKIVALADPKPKRLHLVAERYTIPRTYPNHTALLEDPEVEAVVVVTQRPKMGPIALDCLLAGKHVLTEKPMAATVEQAQTLTDTALAQNVRYTVGCMKRHDEGVQVAKRIIDELRQTNELGSIVYARAHCFMGEFYCNADGHIVTDEARTNSGVEWAIAPDWVPEPQKPKYAWFLNVYCHNINLLRYLLDSTPRVSYVEFKQEHGQIAVLDFGNHIATLEAGRTVYRGWDEVTEIYFERGRLRIEYPPGMLKNIPARVELYKGTGELHEVYRPQCHWTWAFRRQAEAFVSDIQHGTEPIASGADAIADLQLVEEMWRMAMNFNH, encoded by the coding sequence TTGAATTCTTTACACTCTCGTCCAGTCAAGATGGGTTTTGTCGGTGCAGGACTGATGGGACAGTTAGCTCATCTTGCGAACTATGCTGCTCTTGACAATTGTAAAATTGTTGCCCTCGCCGATCCGAAACCCAAGCGCCTGCATTTGGTTGCGGAGCGTTACACTATTCCTCGAACCTATCCCAATCATACAGCGCTGCTCGAAGACCCAGAGGTGGAAGCGGTTGTTGTTGTCACTCAACGTCCTAAGATGGGTCCCATTGCCTTAGATTGCCTTTTGGCAGGCAAGCACGTCCTAACAGAAAAACCAATGGCTGCAACGGTCGAACAAGCACAAACGCTAACTGACACAGCGCTCGCTCAAAACGTTCGTTACACAGTCGGCTGTATGAAACGTCACGATGAAGGCGTTCAAGTGGCTAAAAGGATAATTGATGAACTGCGACAAACCAACGAACTGGGGTCAATTGTCTATGCACGCGCCCATTGTTTTATGGGAGAGTTTTATTGCAATGCAGATGGGCATATTGTCACGGATGAGGCGAGGACAAACAGTGGCGTAGAGTGGGCGATCGCGCCGGACTGGGTTCCCGAACCCCAAAAACCCAAGTATGCTTGGTTTCTCAATGTTTATTGCCACAATATTAACCTGCTGCGCTATCTTCTCGATTCCACTCCCAGAGTCAGTTATGTCGAATTCAAACAGGAACACGGGCAAATCGCCGTTCTTGACTTCGGCAATCATATCGCAACGTTGGAAGCCGGACGCACGGTTTACCGAGGGTGGGATGAGGTGACAGAAATCTACTTCGAGCGCGGTCGCTTGCGAATCGAATATCCTCCTGGAATGTTAAAAAATATACCCGCTCGTGTAGAACTGTACAAAGGGACAGGCGAACTACATGAAGTGTATCGCCCCCAGTGTCATTGGACTTGGGCATTTCGCCGTCAAGCAGAGGCTTTTGTGAGCGATATTCAACACGGAACAGAGCCAATTGCAAGCGGTGCGGACGCGATCGCGGATTTGCAATTGGTTGAAGAAATGTGGCGCATGGCAATGAATTTCAATCATTGA
- a CDS encoding methyltransferase domain-containing protein: MNPEQTDKLYLYYEREQTLPTFARFNGTEELDRYESQRANVFTEKLNLPTQIFKDAKLLEFGPDSGENALAFARWGASLTLVEPNPDAHTRILAYFEKFNLKIKLENLVKEELAKFKSDKKFDFIDAEGFIYTFRPESIWLELFKELLDDNGFALVNYYEAAGGFFELILKLIHARVKSLTGLEAEENAWKLFQPKWDSIPHTRAFKSWVMDVLENPFVRYEYFFDAGDLCKKLFEHGYSLYSSWPNYIDRLDIYWHKKQLSESEKLQRNLEFIARSRLSFTFGKKLFLTHPSATEIQKISDDVTELIVLVDGLIDRFETDKLEKARDRAEQIKTVLNGDAVLADSEQDKQEAIQLVGTIQRIFDLLAADDVKGLTEFCHSDPAFIKNWGIPYHFIVFQKQK; encoded by the coding sequence ATGAACCCAGAACAAACTGACAAGCTATACCTGTATTACGAGCGAGAGCAAACATTACCTACCTTTGCACGATTTAATGGCACAGAAGAGTTGGATCGCTATGAATCTCAAAGAGCAAACGTTTTTACAGAAAAGCTCAATTTACCCACTCAGATTTTTAAAGATGCAAAATTACTAGAATTTGGTCCCGATTCAGGTGAGAATGCATTGGCGTTTGCGCGATGGGGTGCATCTTTAACTTTGGTTGAGCCAAACCCTGATGCTCATACTCGCATCCTCGCATACTTTGAAAAATTCAATCTAAAAATCAAATTAGAAAACCTTGTAAAAGAAGAGCTAGCAAAATTTAAATCGGATAAAAAATTTGACTTCATTGATGCTGAAGGATTTATTTACACGTTTCGTCCTGAATCAATTTGGCTAGAACTTTTCAAGGAATTATTGGATGATAATGGCTTTGCTCTTGTTAATTACTATGAAGCTGCTGGCGGTTTCTTTGAATTGATTTTGAAATTAATCCACGCTAGGGTTAAATCGCTAACGGGTTTGGAAGCAGAAGAAAATGCGTGGAAATTATTCCAACCCAAATGGGATTCAATCCCGCATACCCGCGCCTTCAAATCTTGGGTAATGGATGTTTTGGAAAATCCATTTGTACGATACGAATATTTCTTCGATGCTGGCGATCTATGCAAAAAGCTGTTTGAACATGGATATTCCCTTTACTCTTCTTGGCCTAATTACATCGATCGCTTAGATATTTATTGGCATAAGAAACAATTATCTGAGTCAGAGAAACTTCAGCGTAATTTAGAGTTCATTGCAAGAAGCCGACTCAGCTTTACTTTTGGGAAAAAACTTTTTTTAACCCATCCCTCTGCAACGGAAATTCAAAAAATCAGTGATGACGTTACCGAACTGATTGTTCTCGTTGATGGTTTAATCGATCGATTTGAAACGGATAAACTTGAGAAGGCGCGCGATCGCGCGGAACAAATCAAAACCGTCTTAAATGGCGATGCAGTGCTAGCCGATTCAGAACAGGATAAGCAAGAAGCAATTCAACTGGTTGGAACGATTCAAAGGATTTTCGATCTACTGGCTGCCGATGATGTGAAAGGATTGACAGAGTTCTGTCACTCTGACCCCGCTTTTATCAAAAATTGGGGCATTCCCTACCATTTCATTGTCTTCCAGAAACAGAAATAA
- a CDS encoding WbuC family cupin fold metalloprotein: MEVKKFNPEVLYTNEPITKVNRDDIEYLKEKSQENLRKRIRLCAHQGVDDTLHEMLIIHTNETYVRPHKHFNKSESFHIIEGACDVVIFDEEGTVSEVIPMGTFDSGKRFYYRLPEPYYHTLLIHSEFLVFHETTNGPFNRSETEFASWSPTEEDTAGVQKFFEDLHSQLNSTKV, from the coding sequence ATGGAAGTTAAAAAATTCAATCCAGAAGTCTTATATACCAACGAACCAATTACAAAGGTCAATCGAGATGATATTGAGTACTTGAAGGAAAAGTCTCAAGAAAATCTTCGCAAGCGCATTCGTTTGTGCGCTCATCAAGGAGTTGATGACACGCTTCATGAAATGCTGATTATTCATACGAACGAGACGTATGTTAGGCCTCACAAGCATTTCAATAAAAGTGAATCTTTTCATATTATTGAAGGAGCCTGTGATGTCGTTATTTTTGACGAGGAAGGAACCGTTTCTGAAGTGATTCCAATGGGAACGTTTGATTCAGGAAAACGCTTCTATTACCGACTTCCAGAGCCTTACTACCATACCTTATTGATTCACTCTGAGTTTCTCGTTTTCCACGAAACTACGAATGGACCATTTAACCGAAGTGAAACTGAATTTGCATCTTGGTCGCCAACTGAAGAGGATACGGCTGGAGTTCAGAAGTTTTTTGAGGATTTACACAGTCAATTGAATTCCACAAAAGTTTAA
- a CDS encoding class I SAM-dependent methyltransferase: MKTCHICQSTDIVELLDLGEQPISNRFLPNPEAEETSYPIVVNQCNACGTVQINDPVPAEEVKPRYDWITYREPDAHLNSLADTLSQLSGLSKDAAIAGISYKDDPLLERMEQRGFSNIWRLDPQQDLGIDDPSAGIEILQERLTPQTAQSIVATRGKVDLLIVRHILEHAHHLHSFVAGLRELLTPQGYIVFEVPDCERSLSLCDYTTIWEEHLVYFTPETFRNCFGFCGFSLVHFESFPYPFENSLVGIGQAQESAIETFPTLEKLEAENQRGTVFSQGLEKRRDRLKEFFSNYQQEQGKIALMGAGHLCCAFVTFLELDDYFEFVVDDNPNKQNLFMPGSRLPIYSSATLLEKEIKLCLLSLSPDSETKVVQKNQAFLEQGGTFASIFPASQLALKI; this comes from the coding sequence ATGAAAACTTGCCATATTTGTCAATCCACGGATATTGTCGAGCTGCTGGATTTGGGAGAGCAACCCATCAGCAATCGCTTTCTTCCCAATCCCGAAGCAGAGGAAACAAGCTACCCCATTGTGGTTAACCAGTGTAATGCTTGCGGAACCGTTCAAATTAACGATCCCGTCCCTGCTGAGGAAGTTAAACCGCGTTACGATTGGATTACCTACCGGGAACCCGACGCGCACCTTAACTCCCTCGCCGATACCCTCAGTCAACTCTCTGGACTATCCAAAGACGCAGCCATTGCTGGGATCAGCTATAAAGACGATCCCCTATTGGAACGGATGGAACAGCGAGGATTTAGCAACATTTGGCGACTCGATCCCCAACAAGATTTAGGAATTGACGACCCCAGTGCGGGAATCGAAATTCTTCAAGAACGATTGACCCCCCAAACTGCCCAATCTATTGTCGCAACTCGCGGCAAAGTCGATCTTTTGATTGTTAGACACATCCTCGAACACGCGCACCATCTTCACAGCTTTGTGGCAGGTTTGCGAGAACTTTTAACCCCGCAAGGATACATCGTTTTTGAGGTTCCTGACTGCGAGCGTTCCCTAAGTTTGTGCGATTATACGACCATTTGGGAAGAACATCTGGTTTATTTCACGCCGGAAACCTTCCGTAACTGTTTTGGATTTTGCGGGTTTTCTCTCGTCCATTTTGAAAGTTTTCCCTATCCTTTTGAAAATTCTTTGGTGGGAATCGGACAGGCTCAAGAATCAGCAATCGAAACGTTCCCAACTCTAGAAAAATTAGAGGCAGAAAATCAACGGGGAACTGTTTTTAGTCAAGGTTTAGAGAAACGGCGCGATCGCTTAAAAGAATTCTTCTCAAACTATCAACAGGAACAAGGAAAGATTGCGTTGATGGGTGCAGGACATTTATGCTGTGCGTTTGTTACCTTTTTGGAACTTGATGACTATTTTGAGTTTGTTGTTGATGATAATCCCAACAAACAAAATCTATTTATGCCCGGTTCCCGCTTACCTATTTACAGTTCTGCCACTTTACTCGAAAAAGAGATTAAACTGTGCTTGTTAAGTCTTAGTCCAGATAGCGAAACCAAGGTGGTTCAAAAAAATCAAGCCTTTCTCGAACAAGGAGGAACCTTTGCATCCATTTTCCCTGCAAGTCAATTAGCTTTAAAAATTTAG